The genomic segment GTGAACGCCGatgtgaaaagaaaaagtcTTCGAGGCTGTTTGCCCCAAACCATTTAGCAGTACCAAATCTAGGAAATAGTTAGTTCTTCTAACTATAGCGCACTCACTCGTTCATTGAGGAATCTTGGTCTTGATCATCACCTTCAGCTTCGAATTTTTCTCCACATACATTTTCTCTTAAGAAatcgaatttttcatctgtCAAGATGGTTTCCTTCATTACTTCACCGCTAATTCTCTTACAGCCTAATCTTCTTGCCGTGTCGCTACTACGCTTGACCAGGAGTGcgatgaaaaattctagGGATCTGCCAGCGATTACAGGCGTTGCTTGTGAAACTTTGCCGATATCCTCGTCAGTTTGCATTATTTTCTTTACTTTGGCTGGCGGGAAGTGAGTTTTAATCTTATCAAACACGTCTTGTAATTCCATAACGGCCTTCTCATCAGGTACTTTGGTCGttgtagtagtagtagtagtcATCTCAGCTTCGGTGGCAGGTGCGACTGCATCCGCTAATTGGTTTTGGTCTTCCATGACGTTTTCATCCATTATTATTCGCTTCTCTCGGTTTCGTGACTGGTAGTTGTTAGAGTTCTTTATgttcaagatttttcaaactgACGTacttatatatatatgtacaTATGTGGGTACAGAAAAGGCTGAGAAGGAAGGAAAAGATGGAGATTCGATTCAACTAATGCATCTTATGCTAAAACACTTAAATTTACATTTACACTTATACCGTACACGTATTTATGTCTGTAGTTCAATTTGATTCCGACCCCATCTACACGATTAGGTATCTAATTGGAATGTGGATTAGTTTGATGGCATAACCAATCACACCGACTGAAACAAAGCCAATACCAACAGCTCTCACAATTTTGACGTATTCCTTCGTGTCAGGCTTTTTACACTTGTTAAGGAATTGTGATCCTTCTTTGACGAACTCTAGTGGAGCTTCTGCCAATTTGTCAATTTGGTTGTTTTCAGATTTCTCAACAGGTTTGGCCATGTTTGTAAAGGTAGCGATAACGAGATCTGACAGCAGAGGTGATTGATTCGCTTGTTGTTTGTAGTGCTATAACTTCTTGTACGTGTTCAAttatttcatctttgaatcGGTAAGTTGCATTAACTGCGCGAAGGACGGGTAACCCGAAATGATCCACACCTATTCGCAATAATACAATCGCTTCAGCGGCTAACAAAAATGCGATTCCCTTGCTAAAATTACATAATTTCTATCCTAAAATCCATGCCActcttcagcttcttcctcatcgtcgtcttcttcttctccgTCTTTGTCTGCTTTCTTGGGCAATCCAACGTCAATCCCCCATTGGCCCCATCTCTCATCTCTCAGAAAATCTCTCTTAATCTTGTTTCTTAGCACCTTACTGTTATCTACATTGGacaacaattctttgaaaattgctaaaaatgatttcaaaGGCGTTTCACTGAGCAATTCAACAAACTGTGATTGTTGTTCACCTTCAAAAAGCCTTTGCCATTCATCTAAAAGAATATCCATAATGTGTATTGGGATACCATTGGACACTTTGGGTGATCCGCTTAATGGTATGCGTTTCATcactttttccaaataagTGTCGACTAATTTGGAGGACCAATCTCTTGATTGTAAGTATTTTAGTTGGTTGTACAGAACTCTTCTCATAAGTAATAAGTACTTATCCAAACGGTACCTGTCAATTTGAAGCCACTCCATTACCAtgattttccaaaatgcGCGGCTGAACTTGATGAATGCTTGATCGTTTAATGTCAGCTCATCGTCATCcttattcttgttcttgtctTGCAGGTAGAGCATATGCAATTCCGCCAGCTCGTTAGCTAGTCTCTGTTGTGGTCTTGGACGATCGCTGAACCACATGGCAAAATAAAGACCTTTCCACAACTTGTTGTACTGCATCTGCTTCGACTGCTTTGCCGGCTTGGATGTTAAGTACTTTTGAAGTTTCTCTAAAGCATTATCCCTGATGGGCTTGCTATTGGAACCCAACTGCTTCACAAATGCTGAGGTATCCATTTCCAATGGTAATTATTTCCTCTTAGACTGTTTCTTACTATTCTTCACAAGCTCATCTCAGGCTCATCTaatctcatcttcaaatttttcaaattttttttattccatctcatcgcatagtgaaaggaaaaaaaaaaaaaaaaaaaaaaaataaaatccGTTGACTGTGATGGATACCGTTCAGCCGTACAGGTCCTCCAGATCTTTCCTGCTTCTAGCAGTTCCCTTTGTCCTTTGAGCCTGTCCCTCATCCTTGGCTCGATCCCTCTTAATGGGTTCTCCGTCTTGCCTTTTCAGCATTTCATATTGGGTGGGATTCGCCACTAAAACATGTTTGGCCTTTGCATCGTTCTCTTCATCGTCTCTAACTCCCATACGCCTTGCATGGGTTCTGCTGAAtttgtttaaattttgTAGTTCTTGCGCTTCACCAGTGAGATGCCTGTGAAACATATGGGAATCGTTATCGATAAATCCCAATTCTTCACTTTTGTAAACTCTTGATTTGGGATCGTATCTTaattctgaagaatttagaTCATTTAAATAAGCGGCTTTATCCTCTCTAAGTCTTACTGAAGCTTTCAATTGTGTATTTTGAGAATCATCTTGCTTTAGTGCCCCGACATGGTCTTTATAGAGACCTAACTTCATTAAttcaatctcttcatcCGTATCCCAATCTTGGTCTTGCAATTCATTAGATTTGCGATGTGAAGGGGTTTTCCAGTTCTTTAGTACTTCGTCGTATTCCTTACCGGTATATCCAAACCACCTATCTTGTTTAGCATCCCAATCCACCGCCTGAAAAGCTTTGCGTTTAACTACAAGGTCCTTATCATCAGTTTTCAGGATTTTCTTGGGCCTTTCTAAGCAGTCCCTTTTCAGATGATCACTCGATCCACAGTTCAAGCACCTCGGTCTGACATCATCCTTGTTTATTCGTACagtttcaaattcatcttggaTGCCAGGACCCAACTTAGGCTCTGAATTGTTGTCAATGTCTAGTGTACCTTTCTTAACTTGTCTGTGA from the Zygosaccharomyces rouxii strain CBS732 chromosome B complete sequence genome contains:
- the RRP1 gene encoding Rrp1p (similar to uniprot|P35178 Saccharomyces cerevisiae YDR087C RRP1 involved in processing rRNA precursor species to mature rRNAs involved in rRNA processing) yields the protein MDTSAFVKQLGSNSKPIRDNALEKLQKYLTSKPAKQSKQMQYNKLWKGLYFAMWFSDRPRPQQRLANELAELHMLYLQDKNKNKDDDELTLNDQAFIKFSRAFWKIMVMEWLQIDRYRLDKYLLLMRRVLYNQLKYLQSRDWSSKLVDTYLEKVMKRIPLSGSPKVSNGIPIHIMDILLDEWQRLFEGEQQSQFVELLSETPLKSFLAIFKELLSNVDNSKVLRNKIKRDFLRDERWGQWGIDVGLPKKADKDGEEEDDDEEEAEEWHGF
- the SSS1 gene encoding translocon subunit SSS1 (similar to uniprot|P35179 Saccharomyces cerevisiae YDR086C SSS1 Subunit of the Sec61p ER translocation complex (Sec61p-Sss1p-Sbh1p) involved in transfer of secretory precursors through the endoplasmic reticulum membrane endoplasmic reticulum protein that is part of the Sec61 trimeric complex and the Ssh1 trimeric complex); amino-acid sequence: MAKPVEKSENNQIDKLAEAPLEFVKEGSQFLNKCKKPDTKEYVKIVRAVGIGFVSVGVIGYAIKLIHIPIRYLIV
- the SLU7 gene encoding mRNA splicing protein SLU7 (similar to uniprot|Q02775 Saccharomyces cerevisiae YDR088C SLU7 Protein involved in 3' splice site choices acts in concert with Prp18p during the 2nd step of splicing), which translates into the protein MSEKPKENIHIPRYIKNQPWYYKEAAGKEDDYLVHHRQVKKGTLDIDNNSEPKLGPGIQDEFETVRINKDDVRPRCLNCGSSDHLKRDCLERPKKILKTDDKDLVVKRKAFQAVDWDAKQDRWFGYTGKEYDEVLKNWKTPSHRKSNELQDQDWDTDEEIELMKLGLYKDHVGALKQDDSQNTQLKASVRLREDKAAYLNDLNSSELRYDPKSRVYKSEELGFIDNDSHMFHRHLTGEAQELQNLNKFSRTHARRMGVRDDEENDAKAKHVLVANPTQYEMLKRQDGEPIKRDRAKDEGQAQRTKGTARSRKDLEDLYG
- the BUR6 gene encoding negative cofactor 2 transcription regulator complex subunit BUR6 (similar to uniprot|P40096 Saccharomyces cerevisiae YER159C BUR6 Protein that forms a heterodimeric histone-fold NC2 general transcription regulator complex with Ydr1p that binds to TBP and represses RNA pol II transcription during assembly of the preinitiation complex homologous to human NC2alpha); this translates as MDENVMEDQNQLADAVAPATEAEMTTTTTTTTKVPDEKAVMELQDVFDKIKTHFPPAKVKKIMQTDEDIGKVSQATPVIAGRSLEFFIALLVKRSSDTARRLGCKRISGEVMKETILTDEKFDFLRENVCGEKFEAEGDDQDQDSSMNE